One segment of Phaeacidiphilus oryzae TH49 DNA contains the following:
- a CDS encoding MFS transporter: protein MTAEPASGAGADAGVRPAAEASTPASTPASTPPAGAAAAAGVPHRWRNLLTLTGVTAVDSTEGSVTATLFPSIAAALGLDNGSLGLLGALGKAASVPAGPLFVWLAGRVGRRAALVASTSLGGLFGILAGFSSGFGWLLLLNALMAAAVNGGNPIANAVIADSFSDRERGRAAGILYGVTSTVGSALGPLLALLTGFSDGWRYAMWAIGAVCLLSGLVVATVYRDPGVGAAEEQLADLDEDVRERQRRPVTVRSVLGLFRIPTYALMMASRLLSGHLLILVFGVQFLASERGFSNAVAAVVSLPFGLGYLAGTVGGGFLLGPVDRRWPDHGRAGYLQAAQVFFAVAAFFGTQFHYPGGIAPYCVFWALMGVGQGLNPPVNRPVVAAVVLPELRGQAFAVWLSVFETLGWGLFSILAGRLAASLGLQGVFLWVLVVLMLANAVLLGALHLTYRRDAHRVADALAERRRLARDPG from the coding sequence ATGACCGCGGAGCCCGCGTCCGGCGCGGGAGCCGATGCCGGAGTCCGGCCGGCGGCCGAGGCATCCACGCCGGCGTCCACGCCGGCGTCCACGCCGCCGGCCGGGGCGGCCGCGGCCGCCGGTGTGCCGCACCGCTGGCGCAATCTCCTCACCCTGACCGGCGTCACCGCGGTGGACAGCACCGAGGGCAGTGTCACCGCCACCCTCTTCCCCTCCATCGCCGCCGCCCTCGGCCTGGACAACGGCAGCCTGGGCCTCCTCGGCGCGCTCGGCAAGGCCGCCTCGGTGCCGGCCGGACCGCTGTTCGTCTGGCTCGCCGGACGGGTCGGGCGGCGTGCCGCCCTGGTGGCCAGTACCTCGCTCGGCGGCCTCTTCGGCATCCTCGCCGGGTTCTCGTCCGGCTTCGGCTGGCTGCTGCTCCTGAACGCGCTGATGGCCGCGGCGGTCAACGGCGGCAACCCGATCGCCAACGCCGTCATCGCGGACTCCTTCAGCGACCGCGAGCGCGGCCGGGCGGCCGGCATCCTCTACGGCGTCACCAGCACCGTCGGCTCGGCGCTCGGACCGCTGCTGGCCCTGCTCACCGGCTTCAGCGACGGCTGGCGCTACGCGATGTGGGCGATCGGCGCGGTCTGCCTCCTCTCCGGCCTGGTGGTGGCGACGGTCTACCGGGACCCGGGCGTCGGGGCCGCCGAGGAGCAGCTCGCGGACCTCGACGAGGACGTCCGGGAGCGGCAGCGGCGACCGGTCACCGTGCGGTCGGTGCTCGGGCTGTTCCGGATCCCGACGTATGCGCTGATGATGGCGTCCCGGCTGCTCTCCGGGCATCTGCTGATCCTCGTCTTCGGCGTCCAGTTCCTGGCCTCCGAGCGGGGGTTCAGCAATGCGGTGGCGGCGGTGGTGTCGCTGCCGTTCGGCCTCGGCTACCTGGCCGGGACGGTCGGCGGGGGCTTCCTCCTCGGCCCGGTCGACCGGCGCTGGCCGGACCACGGCCGGGCCGGCTACCTCCAGGCGGCGCAGGTCTTCTTCGCCGTGGCGGCGTTCTTCGGCACCCAGTTCCACTACCCCGGCGGGATCGCGCCGTACTGCGTGTTCTGGGCGCTGATGGGTGTCGGGCAGGGGCTCAACCCGCCGGTGAACCGGCCGGTGGTGGCCGCCGTGGTGCTGCCCGAACTGCGCGGCCAGGCCTTCGCGGTGTGGCTGTCCGTCTTCGAGACCCTGGGCTGGGGCCTGTTCTCGATCCTCGCCGGCCGGCTCGCCGCGAGCCTCGGGCTGCAGGGGGTGTTCCTCTGGGTGCTGGTGGTCCTGATGCTGGCGAACGCCGTGCTGCTGGGCGCGCTCCACCTGACCTACCGGCGGGACGCCCACCGCGTCGCGGACGCCCTGGCGGAACGCCGCCGGCTGGCCCGCGACCCCGGCTGA
- a CDS encoding sulfatase: MRAIILMFDSLNRHLLAPYARTVVDAPNFARLAARAVTFDDFYAGSLPCMPARRELHTGRYNFLHRSWGPLEPFDDSMPQLLRDAGVHTHLVSDHPHYWEDGGATYHTRYTTWEFFRGQEGDPWKGVVDGLREGSGPPLRRQDAINRSYMPTEAEHSQTRTVDAGLHFLETNADADRWLLQLELFDPHEPFFVHRPYTDRYQDGDDYEGPEFDWPSYRKVTEPQEQVEHARRRYAALVSMCDHSLGRVLDLMDEHGMWDDTMLIVNTDHGFLLGEHGWWAKSVMPWFNELVHLPMFLWDPRTRGADTRRGALAQTIDIAPTLLRYFGLETPPDMQGRDLAAVLTEDRRLREGALFGIHGGHVNVTDGRHVYMRASATPENGPLEEYTLMPTHMRGRYAVEELAEWEPAEPLPFTKGLRTLRIPGAGGWMNPWRHGTLLFDLDSDPGQQRPLDDPETELRMLRLLASLLRDADAPRSQFERLGIPYEGPVTERHLLVRAQAARAAATAEPMPPPDELPAADLLGRPVLELLREPAYRTVVEERLPGLAHTELVAFPAGATPIDLARWALFPVGALRELGAGLDAVRPRLAEGRVR; this comes from the coding sequence GTGCGCGCCATCATCCTGATGTTCGACAGCCTCAACCGGCACCTCCTCGCCCCCTACGCCAGGACCGTCGTGGACGCCCCCAACTTCGCGCGGCTGGCCGCCCGGGCGGTCACCTTCGACGACTTCTACGCCGGCTCCCTGCCCTGCATGCCGGCCCGCCGGGAGCTCCACACCGGCCGTTACAACTTCCTCCACCGCTCCTGGGGGCCACTGGAGCCGTTCGACGACTCGATGCCGCAACTGCTGCGGGACGCCGGCGTCCACACCCACCTGGTCTCCGACCACCCGCACTACTGGGAGGACGGGGGCGCCACCTACCACACCCGCTACACCACCTGGGAGTTCTTCCGCGGCCAGGAGGGCGATCCGTGGAAGGGCGTGGTGGACGGGCTGCGCGAGGGCAGCGGCCCGCCACTGCGCCGCCAGGACGCCATCAACCGCAGCTACATGCCCACAGAGGCCGAGCACTCCCAGACCCGGACCGTCGACGCCGGGCTGCACTTCCTGGAGACCAATGCGGACGCCGACCGCTGGCTCCTCCAGCTGGAGCTCTTCGACCCCCACGAGCCCTTCTTCGTCCACCGGCCCTACACCGACCGCTACCAGGACGGGGACGACTACGAGGGACCGGAGTTCGACTGGCCGAGCTACCGGAAGGTCACCGAGCCGCAGGAGCAGGTGGAGCACGCCCGCCGCCGCTATGCCGCCCTGGTCTCGATGTGCGACCACTCGCTGGGCCGGGTGCTGGACCTGATGGACGAGCACGGCATGTGGGACGACACCATGCTGATCGTCAACACCGACCACGGCTTCCTCCTCGGCGAGCACGGCTGGTGGGCGAAGTCGGTGATGCCCTGGTTCAACGAGCTGGTGCACCTGCCGATGTTCCTGTGGGACCCGCGGACCCGCGGCGCGGACACCCGCCGCGGCGCGCTCGCCCAGACCATCGACATCGCCCCCACCCTGCTGCGCTACTTCGGCCTGGAGACCCCGCCGGACATGCAGGGCCGCGATCTGGCCGCGGTGCTGACGGAGGATCGGCGACTACGCGAGGGCGCCCTGTTCGGGATCCACGGCGGCCACGTCAACGTCACCGACGGCCGCCATGTGTACATGCGGGCCTCCGCCACCCCGGAGAACGGGCCGCTGGAGGAGTACACCCTGATGCCCACCCATATGCGCGGCCGGTACGCCGTCGAGGAGCTCGCCGAGTGGGAGCCGGCCGAGCCGCTGCCGTTCACCAAGGGCCTGCGGACCCTCCGGATACCCGGCGCCGGCGGCTGGATGAACCCCTGGCGGCACGGCACCCTGCTGTTCGACCTCGACAGCGACCCCGGCCAACAGCGCCCGCTGGACGACCCGGAGACCGAGCTGCGGATGCTGCGCCTCCTCGCCTCCCTCCTCCGGGACGCCGACGCCCCCCGCAGCCAGTTCGAACGCCTGGGCATCCCGTACGAGGGGCCGGTCACCGAGCGGCATCTGCTGGTGCGGGCGCAGGCCGCGCGCGCTGCCGCCACCGCCGAGCCGATGCCGCCGCCGGACGAGCTGCCGGCCGCCGACCTCCTCGGCCGGCCGGTGCTCGAACTCCTCCGCGAGCCCGCCTACCGCACGGTGGTGGAGGAGCGGCTGCCCGGACTGGCCCACACCGAACTGGTCGCCTTCCCGGCCGGGGCGACCCCGATCGACCTGGCCCGCTGGGCGCTGTTCCCGGTCGGCGCGCTGCGCGAGCTCGGCGCCGGCCTGGACGCCGTCCGCCCGCGGCTCGCCGAGGGGAGAGTCCGATGA
- a CDS encoding PadR family transcriptional regulator: MKLESILLGVLAWHPRTGYDLKKFLDSHGRFLRSNTQMSQVYRSLAKMESSGWVAHTVQRRPGATDAKTYRITDEGMTVFLDWLTGPYSPPSRFQDPDFGVRLAFAGFLTRDQLLGLIDTELHARRGEVARYRHRDRSLPDAETPAPFDAGIAVLVSEWAHRTGARAIDAHIERLDLLRKILLDTPDHVAGPELLARLDEVR; this comes from the coding sequence ATGAAGCTCGAGAGCATCCTGCTGGGGGTCCTCGCCTGGCATCCGCGCACCGGCTACGACCTGAAGAAGTTCCTCGACAGCCACGGGCGCTTCCTGCGGTCCAACACCCAGATGAGCCAGGTCTACCGCTCGCTGGCGAAGATGGAGTCCAGCGGCTGGGTCGCGCACACCGTCCAGCGGCGGCCCGGCGCCACCGACGCCAAGACCTACCGGATCACCGACGAGGGGATGACGGTCTTCCTGGACTGGCTCACCGGCCCGTACAGCCCGCCCTCCCGGTTCCAGGACCCGGACTTCGGCGTCCGGCTCGCCTTCGCCGGCTTCCTGACCCGCGATCAGCTCCTCGGCCTGATCGACACCGAGCTCCACGCCCGGCGCGGAGAGGTGGCCCGCTACCGCCACCGCGACCGCAGCCTCCCGGACGCCGAGACCCCCGCCCCGTTCGACGCGGGGATCGCCGTCCTGGTCTCCGAATGGGCCCACCGCACCGGCGCCCGCGCCATCGACGCCCACATCGAGCGCCTGGACCTGCTGCGCAAGATCCTGCTGGACACCCCGGACCACGTGGCCGGCCCGGAGCTGCTGGCCCGCCTCGACGAAGTCCGCTGA
- a CDS encoding bifunctional 4-hydroxy-2-oxoglutarate aldolase/2-dehydro-3-deoxy-phosphogluconate aldolase — MTTTRTSTPTVMDVLAADRVLTVVRAPRIPDAAALCRALAEGGIRTVELTFTTPDLTGHLRAAAAVAAETGCRIGAGTVLTAGDAAAAVDAGAEFLVTPGLRPEVAAVGRERGVPVVMGAFTPTEVLTALDLGAAAVKIFPAHALGPRYFKDLRGPLPDVRLLPSGGVNAGNAGEFLAQGAIAVSAGTDAVPPQAVASGDWPEITRRAREFTAAL; from the coding sequence GTGACCACCACCCGCACCTCCACCCCCACGGTGATGGACGTCCTCGCCGCCGACCGCGTGCTGACGGTGGTCCGCGCGCCGCGGATCCCGGACGCCGCCGCGCTCTGCCGGGCGCTGGCCGAGGGCGGCATCCGCACCGTCGAACTCACCTTCACCACGCCGGATCTGACCGGCCATCTCCGCGCGGCCGCGGCCGTCGCGGCGGAGACCGGCTGCCGGATCGGCGCCGGCACCGTCCTCACCGCCGGTGACGCCGCCGCGGCGGTGGACGCGGGCGCCGAGTTCCTGGTCACCCCGGGGCTGCGGCCGGAGGTCGCGGCGGTCGGGCGGGAGCGCGGGGTCCCGGTCGTGATGGGCGCGTTCACCCCGACCGAGGTGCTCACCGCGCTGGACCTGGGCGCGGCGGCGGTGAAGATCTTCCCGGCGCACGCCCTCGGCCCGCGGTACTTCAAGGACCTCCGCGGCCCCCTGCCGGACGTCCGGCTCCTCCCCTCCGGCGGGGTCAACGCCGGCAACGCCGGGGAGTTCCTCGCCCAGGGCGCGATAGCCGTCTCGGCCGGCACGGACGCCGTCCCGCCGCAGGCGGTGGCGTCCGGGGACTGGCCGGAGATCACCCGCCGGGCGCGGGAGTTCACGGCCGCGCTCTGA
- a CDS encoding N-acyl-D-amino-acid deacylase family protein: MPGTDLVIRGALVADGTGAPAVRREVAVAAGRIAELAAPGERLTGRRVLDADGLVLSPGFIDMHAHSDLALLTEPDHFAKVSQGVTCEVLGQDGLSYAPVDDATLEQTRRAVAGWNGDPDDADFAWDWRSVGGYLDRLDRDGIAVNACYLVPQGSVRMLVLGWEPRPADAAALDRMRALVAEGMAEGAVGMSSGLTYAPGMYADEAELTALCRTVAELGGFYAPHHRSYGAGALAAYAEMVRISRESGCPLHLSHATMNFGVNRGRAGELLDLLDAAIAGGCDLTLDSYPYLPGSTTLVALLPSWASAGGPAAILDRLRDPSSLARIRADLEVNGSDGCHGVTADWHTVQISGSRDTAAVGRTLAQLAAERGREPFALYTDLLLGDELGTTILQLVGHEENVRAIMRHPAHTGGSDGLLAAARPHPRAWGTFPRYLGHYVREEGVLGLEECVAHLTGRPARRLRLADRGLIRPGHRADLVLFDPETVADTATFEDPRQQAAGIPQVFVDGTAVIADGRPTGARPGRALRRTPEGTVR, from the coding sequence ATGCCCGGCACCGACCTGGTGATCCGGGGCGCCCTGGTCGCCGACGGCACCGGTGCGCCCGCGGTCCGCCGCGAGGTCGCCGTCGCGGCCGGCCGGATCGCCGAACTCGCCGCCCCCGGCGAGCGGTTGACCGGGCGCCGGGTGCTGGACGCGGACGGCCTGGTCCTCTCCCCCGGCTTCATCGACATGCACGCCCACTCCGATCTGGCCCTCCTCACCGAGCCGGACCACTTCGCCAAGGTCTCCCAGGGCGTCACCTGCGAGGTGCTCGGCCAGGACGGCCTCTCCTACGCCCCGGTGGACGACGCCACCCTGGAGCAGACCCGCCGTGCCGTCGCCGGCTGGAACGGCGACCCGGACGACGCGGACTTCGCCTGGGACTGGCGCTCGGTCGGCGGGTACCTGGACCGGCTGGACCGGGACGGGATCGCGGTCAACGCCTGCTACCTGGTCCCGCAGGGCTCGGTCCGGATGCTCGTCCTCGGCTGGGAGCCGCGCCCCGCCGACGCCGCGGCCCTGGACCGGATGCGGGCCCTGGTCGCCGAGGGGATGGCGGAGGGCGCGGTGGGGATGTCCTCCGGCCTCACCTACGCCCCCGGGATGTACGCGGACGAGGCCGAACTCACCGCCCTCTGCCGCACGGTCGCCGAGCTGGGCGGCTTCTACGCCCCCCACCACCGCTCCTACGGGGCCGGCGCGCTGGCGGCCTACGCCGAGATGGTGCGGATCTCCCGCGAGTCCGGCTGCCCGCTCCACCTCTCCCACGCCACCATGAACTTCGGCGTCAACCGGGGCCGGGCGGGCGAGCTGCTGGACCTCCTGGACGCGGCGATCGCCGGGGGCTGCGACCTCACCCTGGACAGCTATCCGTACCTGCCGGGCTCGACCACCCTGGTCGCCCTGCTGCCGAGCTGGGCCTCGGCCGGCGGCCCGGCGGCGATCCTGGACCGGCTCCGGGACCCGTCCTCCCTCGCCCGCATCCGCGCCGATCTGGAGGTGAACGGCTCGGACGGCTGCCACGGCGTCACCGCTGACTGGCACACCGTCCAGATCTCCGGCTCCCGGGACACCGCCGCCGTCGGCCGCACCCTGGCCCAACTCGCCGCCGAGCGCGGCCGGGAGCCGTTCGCCCTCTACACCGACCTGCTCCTGGGCGACGAACTGGGCACCACCATCCTCCAGTTGGTCGGCCACGAGGAGAACGTCCGGGCGATCATGCGCCACCCGGCGCACACCGGCGGCAGCGACGGGCTCCTGGCCGCCGCCCGCCCGCACCCGCGCGCCTGGGGCACCTTCCCCCGCTACCTCGGCCACTACGTCCGGGAGGAGGGGGTGCTAGGCCTGGAGGAGTGCGTCGCCCACCTCACCGGCCGTCCGGCCCGCCGGCTGCGGCTGGCCGACCGCGGGCTGATCCGCCCAGGCCACCGCGCCGACCTGGTGCTCTTCGACCCGGAGACGGTGGCCGACACCGCCACCTTCGAGGACCCGAGACAGCAGGCCGCCGGCATCCCGCAGGTATTCGTCGACGGCACCGCCGTCATCGCGGACGGCCGTCCGACCGGGGCCCGCCCCGGCCGCGCCCTCCGCCGCACCCCGGAAGGAACCGTTCGGTGA
- a CDS encoding alanine racemase, translated as MAAAGTLDEVAVAALREERLDWRFKAVPAAAHGETAGSWLASRPRLSELGTPLLTLDASALAHNRDTVAAWADAAGVLLAPHGKTTMAPALWKQQLDAGAWGVTLANLPQLRVARAFRVSRLMLANSLVDPAGLAWLSAELDADPEFAFLCWVDSERTVELMDAALRAAGAGRPVDVLVELGGPHGRTGVRDLDAALRVAEAVRRSPLLRLAGTGGYEGAFAHDASADSLAVVDGYLDRLTELHGRLAGLGYETERPVVTAGGSAYPDRVARALGALNGANGPSGANGPNGAPEVDAVLRSGAYLIHDDGFYRGISPFGSADGRAPGTPRLRAGMHGWARVVSHPEPELALLDAGKRDLPFDEGLPEPQLLFGAGRLTECEVSALNDQHAFLTGPGAARAAVGDVLRLGLSHPCTAFDKWSLIPVLDDADSADPVVVDLVRTWF; from the coding sequence ATGGCAGCAGCGGGCACTCTGGACGAGGTGGCGGTGGCCGCCCTCCGCGAGGAGCGGTTGGACTGGCGGTTCAAGGCCGTCCCCGCCGCCGCCCACGGCGAGACCGCCGGCTCCTGGCTGGCCTCCCGCCCCCGGCTCTCCGAGCTCGGCACCCCTCTGCTGACCCTGGACGCCTCCGCCCTGGCGCACAACCGGGACACCGTGGCCGCCTGGGCCGACGCGGCCGGCGTGCTCCTCGCCCCGCACGGCAAGACCACCATGGCGCCGGCGCTGTGGAAGCAGCAGCTGGACGCCGGGGCCTGGGGCGTCACCCTGGCCAACCTCCCGCAGCTGCGGGTCGCCCGCGCCTTCCGGGTGAGCCGGCTGATGCTGGCCAACTCGCTGGTCGACCCGGCCGGACTGGCCTGGCTCTCCGCCGAGTTGGACGCCGATCCGGAATTCGCCTTCCTCTGCTGGGTGGACTCCGAGCGCACGGTCGAGCTGATGGACGCCGCCCTCCGCGCGGCCGGCGCCGGCCGCCCGGTGGACGTCCTGGTCGAGCTGGGCGGGCCGCATGGCCGCACCGGCGTACGGGACCTGGACGCCGCGCTGCGGGTCGCCGAGGCGGTCCGCCGCTCCCCCCTCCTGCGGCTGGCCGGCACCGGCGGCTACGAGGGGGCCTTCGCCCACGACGCCTCCGCCGACTCCCTCGCCGTCGTCGACGGCTACCTGGACCGGCTCACCGAGCTCCACGGCCGGCTGGCCGGGCTCGGCTACGAGACCGAGCGCCCGGTGGTCACCGCCGGCGGCAGCGCCTACCCGGACCGGGTGGCCCGTGCCCTCGGCGCGCTGAACGGCGCGAACGGCCCGAGCGGCGCGAACGGCCCGAACGGCGCCCCCGAGGTGGACGCCGTCCTCCGCTCCGGCGCCTACCTGATCCACGACGACGGCTTCTACCGCGGCATCTCGCCGTTCGGCTCGGCCGACGGCCGGGCGCCGGGCACCCCCCGGCTGCGCGCCGGGATGCACGGCTGGGCGCGGGTGGTCTCGCACCCCGAGCCCGAACTCGCCCTGCTGGACGCCGGAAAGCGCGACCTGCCCTTCGACGAGGGCCTGCCCGAGCCCCAACTCCTCTTCGGCGCAGGCCGGTTGACGGAGTGCGAGGTCAGCGCCCTCAACGACCAGCACGCCTTCCTGACCGGCCCGGGCGCCGCCCGGGCCGCCGTCGGCGACGTGCTGCGGCTGGGGCTCTCCCACCCCTGCACGGCCTTCGACAAGTGGTCCCTGATCCCCGTCCTGGACGACGCGGACTCCGCCGACCCGGTGGTGGTCGACCTGGTCCGGACGTGGTTCTGA
- a CDS encoding sugar kinase, producing the protein MGHSNPPTAAAVCIGETMALLVPEQPLPLERVTSFQHAFGGAESNVARGLVALGVPTAWISRVGADGFGRRITEALAADGVDTGAVAVDPHRPTGLYVKEIGTRGDGTGSRMHYYRRGSAASALGPGLLGEPAVRSRLDRAGLVHVSGITAALSDSALALLRRLVADRAPGGDRQPGGDRRSDGDRWSDGDRRPDRAPAGAGPLISFDLNWRPALWRDPDRDPAVLRELAAAADLVLCGADEAEAVFGTGDPLELRALLPGPGTLVVKDDSSAATAVDRDGTVTVQPALRVRVVEPVGAGDAFAAGYLAGTLRGYGQTGRLRLGHLTAAATLVVSGDHGAPPPAPAVERLLAAGPEEWAAALVSADGIARAGEGALTA; encoded by the coding sequence ATGGGACACAGCAACCCGCCGACCGCCGCCGCGGTCTGCATCGGCGAGACGATGGCCCTGCTGGTGCCCGAGCAGCCGCTGCCGCTGGAGCGGGTGACGAGCTTTCAGCACGCCTTCGGCGGGGCCGAGTCCAACGTCGCCCGCGGACTCGTCGCCCTCGGCGTCCCGACCGCCTGGATCAGCCGGGTCGGCGCGGACGGCTTCGGCCGCCGGATCACCGAGGCGCTCGCCGCCGACGGGGTGGACACCGGCGCGGTCGCCGTCGACCCGCACCGCCCGACCGGGCTCTACGTCAAGGAGATCGGCACCCGCGGCGACGGCACCGGCTCCCGGATGCACTACTACCGCCGGGGCTCCGCCGCCTCCGCCCTCGGCCCCGGACTGCTGGGCGAACCGGCCGTGCGGTCCCGGCTGGACCGGGCCGGCCTGGTGCACGTCTCCGGGATCACCGCCGCGCTCTCCGACAGCGCGCTGGCCCTGCTGCGCCGGCTGGTCGCCGACCGCGCGCCGGGCGGGGATCGGCAGCCTGGCGGGGATCGGCGGTCGGACGGGGATCGGTGGTCGGACGGGGATCGGCGGCCGGACCGGGCTCCCGCCGGGGCGGGCCCGCTGATCAGCTTCGACCTCAACTGGCGCCCCGCGCTCTGGCGGGACCCCGACCGCGACCCGGCCGTCCTCCGCGAGCTGGCCGCCGCCGCCGACCTCGTGCTGTGCGGGGCCGACGAGGCCGAGGCGGTCTTCGGCACCGGCGACCCGCTGGAACTGCGGGCGCTGCTGCCCGGTCCGGGCACCCTGGTGGTGAAGGACGACTCCAGTGCCGCCACCGCGGTCGACCGGGACGGCACCGTCACCGTCCAACCCGCCCTGCGGGTACGGGTGGTGGAGCCGGTCGGGGCCGGCGACGCGTTCGCCGCCGGGTATCTGGCCGGCACCCTGCGCGGATACGGCCAGACCGGCCGGCTCCGCCTCGGCCATCTGACCGCCGCCGCCACCCTGGTCGTCTCCGGGGACCACGGCGCCCCGCCGCCGGCCCCGGCCGTGGAGCGGCTGCTCGCCGCCGGGCCGGAGGAGTGGGCGGCCGCCCTGGTCTCCGCCGACGGGATCGCCCGCGCCGGGGAAGGAGCGCTGACCGCATGA
- a CDS encoding IclR family transcriptional regulator, with the protein MSQSLVRALTILVRLGDRPYSLDELAAELGVHKTTVLRLLRDLEEERFVYRDDRDGAHRFHLGSRTFELAGAALEQREVRAIAAPHLAALNRSTGQTVHLGVMEGEDVLYLDKCEAREAPIRMYSRIGLRMPLHCTAIAKVLVADLPPAERRRIAEGIEYRRFTARTLTDAKAYLAELAKVAEQGWAMDDAEHESFITCVAAPIRDAAGGVVAAVSISVPDVLLPREQVLALLPELRETARAVSADCGYRR; encoded by the coding sequence ATGAGCCAGAGCCTGGTCCGCGCGCTGACCATCCTGGTCCGGCTCGGCGACCGGCCGTACTCGCTGGACGAGTTGGCCGCCGAGCTCGGCGTCCACAAGACCACCGTGCTGCGGCTGCTGCGCGACCTGGAGGAGGAGCGGTTCGTCTACCGGGACGACCGGGACGGGGCCCACCGCTTCCACCTCGGCTCGCGCACCTTCGAGCTGGCCGGCGCGGCCCTGGAGCAGCGCGAGGTACGGGCGATCGCGGCACCGCACCTGGCCGCGCTCAACCGGTCCACCGGGCAGACCGTCCATCTGGGCGTGATGGAGGGCGAGGACGTCCTCTACCTGGACAAGTGCGAGGCCCGCGAGGCGCCGATCCGGATGTACTCCAGGATCGGCCTGCGGATGCCGCTGCACTGCACGGCGATCGCCAAGGTGCTGGTCGCCGACCTGCCGCCGGCCGAGCGCCGGCGGATCGCGGAGGGCATCGAGTACCGGCGGTTCACCGCCCGCACCCTCACCGACGCCAAGGCCTACCTGGCCGAGCTGGCCAAGGTCGCCGAGCAGGGCTGGGCGATGGACGACGCCGAGCACGAGTCCTTCATCACCTGCGTGGCCGCCCCGATCCGGGACGCGGCGGGCGGGGTGGTGGCGGCCGTGTCGATCTCCGTCCCCGACGTACTGCTGCCCCGGGAGCAGGTGCTCGCCCTCCTCCCGGAACTGCGGGAGACGGCCCGCGCCGTCTCCGCCGACTGCGGCTACCGCCGCTGA
- a CDS encoding RidA family protein, with the protein MSDKIEVRTDGAPAPAWVFSQGVRKGPLLQVSGQGPQDPSTGEYLHHGDVKAQTRRTLENVKAILTAGGASVSDVIMFRVYLTKRSDFAAMNEVYGEFIKENLAEGEVMPCRTTVFVELPQEPMLVEIDALASV; encoded by the coding sequence ATGAGCGACAAGATCGAGGTCCGGACCGACGGCGCCCCCGCCCCCGCGTGGGTGTTCTCGCAGGGTGTCCGCAAGGGCCCGCTGCTCCAGGTCTCCGGCCAGGGCCCGCAGGACCCGTCCACCGGCGAGTACCTCCACCACGGGGACGTGAAGGCGCAGACCCGGCGGACCCTGGAGAACGTCAAGGCCATCCTGACGGCAGGCGGCGCCTCGGTCTCCGACGTGATCATGTTCCGGGTCTATCTCACCAAGCGCTCCGACTTCGCCGCGATGAACGAGGTCTACGGCGAGTTCATCAAGGAGAACCTGGCCGAGGGCGAGGTCATGCCCTGCCGGACCACGGTCTTCGTGGAGCTGCCGCAGGAGCCGATGCTGGTCGAGATCGACGCGCTGGCCTCCGTCTGA